From one Pseudanabaena sp. FACHB-2040 genomic stretch:
- the thyX gene encoding FAD-dependent thymidylate synthase, giving the protein MDRFTVEVISQTPNPQQTIYAAMHQDYAEGFVVHDRDHWPSEERCGEIIVTSLLKGGRGHYGPLEHPQIVLNVGWFPHSCMQQIRTHRVGVSFDVQCLAGDTEVTFVQASGSLRKIKIAELYDLWANGEKASRERKILGRNGEPLGNYRRSCKTRFKKMRLRVLNEETGVFEIGHIQDVMCSGAQPVYRLTLADGKTLDCTTNHRLYTSQGWQRMGEALGLVTGTDNQVLAITQDCELMTNGVVRPKALYSQKNWLAAQINQGSTAQQIAQQCSCSAEVIRYWARQFQLSLPSSRHLGLKTIAGTGLYRDKIWLQNQLAQGLHADEIAALAGCSVESVKKWAYAYGLELNKRPPGSESPWNRGTKGYSLNLSKESLEKRRINAKTFTKRGAESNFWKGGTSTERELIGAWTRQVAPQVHARFNYICQGCGEQGSNLHAHHLVPVFADESLAYEFENLVSLCRQCHEYIHHKNLEAEFAADFRPITEPQFWAAKPKPAGRKLQAHPVKVVGVEYLGVQTTYDLEVAGRWHNFVANGVVVHNSFRYTGQRILDVVDGKHEVEEVFYLRPLGFYTDRQGKKYEYTEAQRNNDIAWCLEASRRYKERIEQGFAEEHARGLIPFDIRQHWVMSANVRSLMHLLDLRWKADAQLEAQKMCEVIWPHFQAWVPAVAAWYEENRLKKARLAP; this is encoded by the coding sequence ATGGATCGCTTCACCGTCGAGGTCATTTCCCAGACCCCCAACCCCCAGCAGACCATTTACGCCGCCATGCACCAGGACTACGCCGAAGGCTTCGTAGTCCATGATCGCGATCATTGGCCTAGCGAAGAACGTTGCGGAGAAATTATTGTCACCAGCCTGCTCAAAGGTGGACGAGGCCACTATGGCCCTCTAGAGCATCCTCAAATCGTTCTCAATGTCGGCTGGTTTCCCCACTCCTGCATGCAGCAGATTCGGACTCATCGCGTCGGCGTGAGCTTTGATGTGCAATGTCTGGCTGGAGATACTGAAGTTACCTTTGTCCAAGCCTCTGGCAGCTTGAGAAAAATTAAAATCGCCGAACTATACGACTTGTGGGCTAACGGGGAAAAAGCCAGCCGAGAGCGCAAAATTCTCGGTCGTAACGGTGAGCCACTCGGAAACTATCGCCGCAGCTGCAAAACCCGCTTCAAGAAGATGCGTCTGAGAGTTCTTAATGAAGAAACAGGCGTTTTTGAGATTGGTCACATTCAGGATGTGATGTGTAGCGGTGCGCAACCGGTTTACCGACTGACCCTCGCCGACGGTAAAACGCTCGACTGCACCACCAACCATCGTCTTTACACCTCTCAGGGTTGGCAACGGATGGGAGAAGCCCTTGGGCTGGTTACTGGTACTGATAATCAGGTGTTGGCCATTACCCAAGACTGCGAGTTAATGACCAATGGTGTAGTTCGGCCCAAGGCCCTCTACAGTCAAAAAAACTGGCTAGCAGCACAGATTAACCAGGGCTCAACAGCCCAGCAGATTGCTCAGCAGTGCAGTTGTTCTGCCGAAGTAATTCGATACTGGGCCAGGCAGTTTCAGCTCTCTCTACCTTCTAGTCGCCACCTAGGATTGAAAACTATTGCCGGCACTGGTCTTTATCGTGACAAGATCTGGCTTCAGAATCAGCTTGCCCAGGGGTTACATGCTGACGAAATCGCTGCTCTGGCGGGCTGTTCGGTTGAGTCAGTGAAAAAGTGGGCCTACGCCTACGGGTTAGAGCTAAATAAGCGTCCCCCAGGCTCCGAAAGTCCCTGGAATAGAGGTACTAAGGGGTATAGCCTAAATCTTTCCAAAGAAAGCCTAGAGAAGCGTCGCATCAATGCCAAAACCTTCACTAAACGAGGGGCTGAATCTAACTTTTGGAAGGGAGGTACTTCCACAGAACGGGAGTTGATTGGGGCTTGGACTCGCCAGGTAGCACCTCAGGTTCATGCTAGGTTCAACTACATCTGCCAGGGCTGTGGAGAACAGGGTAGTAATCTCCACGCTCACCATCTAGTGCCTGTGTTTGCCGATGAGTCCTTGGCTTACGAGTTTGAAAATCTCGTTTCTCTTTGTCGCCAATGTCACGAGTATATTCACCACAAGAATTTAGAAGCCGAATTTGCGGCAGATTTTCGGCCGATTACCGAACCCCAATTTTGGGCCGCTAAACCCAAGCCTGCAGGGCGCAAGCTGCAAGCCCATCCTGTTAAGGTTGTTGGAGTCGAATACCTGGGCGTGCAAACTACCTACGATTTAGAGGTTGCAGGACGTTGGCACAACTTTGTGGCCAATGGCGTTGTTGTTCATAACTCCTTTCGATATACGGGGCAAAGAATCTTAGACGTTGTAGACGGCAAACACGAGGTCGAAGAAGTCTTTTACCTACGGCCTTTAGGCTTCTACACAGATCGTCAGGGCAAGAAATACGAATACACCGAAGCTCAACGCAATAACGATATCGCCTGGTGTTTAGAAGCCAGCCGTCGCTATAAGGAACGCATTGAGCAGGGCTTTGCGGAAGAACATGCGCGGGGACTCATTCCGTTTGACATTCGCCAGCACTGGGTGATGTCTGCTAATGTGCGATCGCTCATGCACCTGCTTGACCTGCGCTGGAAAGCCGATGCCCAGCTTGAGGCTCAAAAAATGTGCGAGGTCATCTGGCCACACTTCCAGGCATGGGTGCCTGCTGTTGCTGCCTGGTACGAAGAAAATCGCCTGAAAAAGGCTCGTCTAGCCCCCTAG